One window of the Ureibacillus sp. FSL W7-1570 genome contains the following:
- the fliF gene encoding flagellar basal-body MS-ring/collar protein FliF has product MNDRLNKIKTDTVNFWKSRTKRQKGALIGTLIGVIAIAAIITYFSTRTNMVPLFTELSAQETGEIAEILSSQGVTYEIAPGGTNILVPEDQVDDIKVSLASQGYPESGDISTTFFTENAGFGMTDNEFNVIKQAALETELENLIKKIDGIKDANVMISMPEKGVFITSDSGDQSASAAVVIHTEPGHKFTDEQIKTLYNLVAKSVPNLSTDNITISNQYSEYYDLASESSGGSIDSVEGQMNVKKTIERDLERQVHKMLGTMMGQDKVVVSVTTDIDFKKENREEKLVEPVDEENLAGIEISAQRITETYSGMDGATGTPEMEDPTDNATGYQEVTNGNGDYERIEETINNEVNRINRVIQESPYKIRDIGIQVMVEPPVPEDPTSLSDTVVDDIEQILATIVRTSIDKEAAGELTDEDIENKIAVSIQQFYGNDETNIDEKPVIPWWIWVVGGIMVAAIILLVVYIIRSRRSIEDEEEELFEQQEDILVDDITQEKETEFTVRRKQLEKMAKEKPEDFAKLLRTWIAED; this is encoded by the coding sequence ATGAATGATCGACTTAATAAAATAAAAACCGACACCGTTAACTTTTGGAAAAGTCGGACAAAACGGCAAAAAGGTGCATTGATTGGAACATTAATCGGGGTTATTGCAATAGCAGCAATTATTACATACTTCTCGACTCGAACAAACATGGTTCCGCTATTTACCGAGCTGTCAGCACAAGAAACGGGAGAAATTGCGGAAATTTTAAGTTCACAAGGTGTTACATATGAAATTGCCCCCGGAGGAACAAACATATTGGTGCCAGAAGATCAAGTGGATGACATAAAAGTATCTTTGGCATCACAAGGCTACCCTGAATCTGGTGATATCAGTACGACATTCTTCACCGAAAATGCCGGTTTTGGCATGACGGATAACGAATTTAATGTCATCAAACAGGCCGCCCTTGAAACCGAGCTTGAAAACCTCATAAAAAAAATTGACGGCATCAAAGATGCAAATGTAATGATTTCCATGCCGGAAAAAGGGGTATTCATCACTTCCGATTCCGGGGATCAAAGCGCTTCTGCAGCCGTAGTTATACATACTGAACCGGGTCATAAGTTTACCGACGAACAAATAAAAACATTATATAATCTCGTAGCAAAAAGTGTTCCAAATTTAAGCACCGACAATATCACTATTTCCAACCAGTATTCCGAATATTACGATTTAGCATCCGAATCATCAGGAGGTTCCATCGATTCCGTTGAAGGTCAAATGAACGTGAAGAAGACGATTGAACGGGATTTGGAACGTCAAGTACATAAAATGCTCGGAACCATGATGGGGCAAGATAAAGTGGTTGTATCTGTCACAACCGATATCGATTTCAAGAAAGAAAATCGTGAAGAAAAATTGGTTGAGCCGGTGGACGAAGAGAATTTGGCTGGTATCGAAATCAGTGCTCAACGTATTACAGAAACCTATTCCGGTATGGATGGAGCAACCGGAACACCGGAAATGGAAGATCCAACCGATAATGCGACAGGTTATCAAGAAGTGACAAATGGTAATGGCGACTACGAACGCATTGAAGAAACGATCAATAATGAAGTCAATCGCATTAACCGAGTTATCCAAGAAAGTCCATATAAAATTCGGGATATCGGTATCCAAGTCATGGTTGAACCACCTGTTCCAGAAGATCCAACCTCACTTTCAGATACTGTAGTTGATGATATAGAACAAATTTTGGCAACGATTGTCCGCACTTCAATCGATAAAGAAGCTGCTGGTGAATTGACTGATGAAGATATTGAAAACAAAATTGCAGTTTCAATTCAGCAGTTCTATGGCAATGATGAAACAAACATCGACGAGAAGCCAGTGATTCCTTGGTGGATTTGGGTTGTTGGCGGAATTATGGTTGCAGCGATTATTCTCCTGGTTGTATACATAATTCGTTCGAGAAGAAGCATTGAAGATGAAGAAGAGGAACTATTTGAGCAGCAGGAAGATATTCTTGTGGATGATATCACGCAAGAAAAAGAAACAGAATTTACAGTTCGACGGAAGCAACTGGAAAAAATGGCAAAAGAAAAACCGGAAGACTTTGCAAAATTGTTGCGGACCTGGATTGCTGAAGATTAA
- the fliG gene encoding flagellar motor switch protein FliG, which produces MSKKERRLTGKQKAALLLISLGPEVSANVYKHLSEEEIERLTLEISAVKKVEPEVKEQIIEEFHNIALAQDYISQGGIGYAKTILEKALGQEQAQNIINRLTSSLQVRPFDFARKADPSQILNFIQNEHPQTIALILSYLEPQQAGVILSSLPQELQADIARRIATMESTSPEVISEIESVLERKLSSTFTQDYSETGGIDAVVEVLNGVDRQTEKTILDALEIQDPELAEEIKKRMFVFEDIVTLDNRSIQRVIRECDNEDLLLAMKVSSDEVKEILFRNMSQRMAETFKEELEIMGPVRLRDVEEAQTRIVSIIRRLEEAGEIIIARGGGDDVIV; this is translated from the coding sequence TTGTCTAAGAAAGAGAGAAGGTTAACTGGGAAACAAAAAGCTGCACTGCTGTTAATTTCATTGGGGCCGGAAGTTTCCGCAAATGTTTACAAACATTTGTCGGAAGAAGAAATTGAACGGCTGACGTTGGAAATCTCGGCGGTGAAAAAAGTTGAACCTGAAGTGAAAGAACAAATCATTGAAGAGTTTCATAATATCGCTCTTGCTCAGGACTACATATCCCAAGGCGGTATCGGCTATGCAAAAACCATCTTGGAAAAGGCGTTAGGCCAAGAACAGGCGCAAAACATCATCAACCGGTTGACATCATCATTACAAGTAAGGCCTTTCGACTTTGCACGAAAAGCCGATCCATCTCAAATCTTAAACTTTATACAAAATGAGCATCCGCAAACCATTGCTCTCATTTTATCCTATTTGGAGCCGCAACAAGCAGGAGTCATTCTTTCATCTTTGCCGCAAGAGCTGCAAGCGGATATTGCAAGACGGATTGCCACAATGGAATCAACATCGCCGGAAGTCATCAGTGAAATTGAATCAGTATTGGAAAGGAAATTGTCATCCACTTTCACTCAAGATTATTCGGAAACCGGCGGTATCGATGCAGTGGTTGAAGTGTTGAACGGTGTGGACCGGCAAACGGAAAAAACGATACTGGACGCTTTGGAAATCCAGGATCCGGAATTGGCCGAAGAAATCAAAAAACGCATGTTTGTATTTGAAGATATTGTGACGCTTGACAATCGTTCCATTCAACGGGTTATTCGCGAATGCGATAACGAGGACTTGCTGCTTGCGATGAAGGTAAGCAGTGATGAAGTGAAAGAAATTCTATTCCGCAATATGTCTCAACGCATGGCGGAAACATTCAAAGAAGAGTTGGAGATTATGGGGCCTGTCCGCCTGCGGGACGTAGAGGAAGCACAAACGAGAATTGTTTCCATTATCCGCCGTTTAGAAGAAGCGGGAGAAATCATTATTGCCCGCGGTGGAGGAGATGACGTCATTGTCTAA
- the fliH gene encoding flagellar assembly protein FliH, whose translation MTSLSKIIRSSEAIKKINGAVQIEIRDLFSRQFDTEPDAGEKEQSISLEEVYQERERILAEVNQELNAKREEFEQYRQTKLEEIEKLKQQWQEEKLLLQKEAYDEGFQQGYEEGMKKAMADMEDSLKLANETVANARINAEKYLKEQEHVILDLALKSAEKIIGASLEQDEDLFLSIVRRGLKEARESKEIKLYISPKYYQLITDNRDELAVMFPPDIPFLIFVNEEMDDTDGYIETNHGRIVLSIDEQLKELRLKLSEILEGRD comes from the coding sequence ATGACGTCATTGTCTAAGATCATCCGTTCGAGCGAAGCGATAAAAAAGATAAACGGAGCGGTTCAAATTGAAATTCGTGATTTGTTTTCAAGACAGTTTGACACCGAGCCGGATGCAGGTGAAAAGGAACAATCCATCTCACTGGAGGAAGTGTATCAAGAGCGTGAGCGGATTCTTGCGGAAGTGAATCAGGAGTTAAATGCAAAAAGGGAAGAATTTGAACAATATCGCCAGACAAAACTGGAGGAAATCGAAAAATTAAAACAGCAATGGCAGGAAGAAAAGCTTCTTCTCCAAAAGGAAGCATATGATGAGGGATTCCAACAGGGTTATGAAGAAGGTATGAAAAAAGCGATGGCAGATATGGAAGATTCCCTGAAACTTGCAAATGAAACCGTTGCTAATGCACGCATCAATGCAGAAAAATATCTCAAAGAGCAGGAACATGTTATTTTAGATTTAGCACTGAAATCAGCGGAAAAAATTATCGGCGCATCCCTTGAACAGGATGAAGATCTATTTCTTTCAATTGTCCGTCGCGGATTGAAAGAAGCCCGTGAAAGTAAAGAGATCAAACTCTATATTTCGCCTAAATACTACCAATTAATCACGGATAATCGGGATGAGTTGGCGGTGATGTTCCCACCGGATATTCCGTTTTTAATCTTTGTCAATGAAGAAATGGATGATACGGATGGTTATATTGAAACAAACCATGGGCGCATCGTTTTATCGATTGATGAACAATTAAAAGAATTGCGATTGAAGCTGAGCGAAATCTTGGAAGGTAGGGACTGA